CAAAAGGCGTGTTGAATATCGTCCATGGCGGACGCGAGTGCGTCGATGCGCTGCTCACGCATCCCAAGGTGAAGGCGATTTCCTTTGTCGGCTCGACGCCCATCGCGCGCTACATCTACGAGACCGGCACGAAGCACGGCAAACGCGTCCAGTCCAACGGCGGCGCGAAAAATTACGTCATCCTCATGCCGGATGCCGACGTGGAAAATTCCACGCGCGGCGTCATCGAAGCTGCGTTCGGCTGCGCGGGCGAGCGTTGCATGGCCGGCTCAACGGCCGTCGTCGTGGGCGGCGCGGAGAAAACCGTTTTGCCCACGCTCATCGAAGCCACGCGCAAAATCAAAGTCGGCCCGACCGACCGCGAGAAACAGCCGGACATGGGCGCCGTCATCACGCGGCAGCATTGCGACCGCGTGCTGGAATTGATCGAAGCCGGTGTGAAGGAAGGAGCGAAGATTCCGGCGGACGGTCGCGGCGTGAAAGTCAGCGAAGCCCCCAACGGCTTTTTCGTCGGCGCGACGATTCTCGATCAAGTTCAACTTGGCATGACCGTGGCCAAGGAGGAGGTTTTCGGCCCGGTGCTGAACGTGATGCACATGGAGGATCTGGACGCTGCCATCGAACTCGCCAACAAATCGCCCTTCGGCAACGGCTCTTCGATTTTCACCCGCAACGGCAAGGCCGCGCGCGAGTTCAAGCATCGCATCCGGTGCGGCATGGTCGGCATCAACATCGGCGTGCCTGCTTCAATGGCTTGGTTTCCGTTCAACGGCTGGAACGATTCGTTCTTCGGCGACCTGCACATGCAGGGCAAGGAAGGTGTGCAGTTCTTCACGCAACTCAAGGTGACGACGAGCCGCTGGTTCAGCTACGGCGAGGGTGACCTCTGGCATCGCGAGCCGCACAAATAATCTTCTCGAAATCCTCCCGGCCGGGATTAAAGTAATTACGTATGAGCACGCGGGACGCGCTGATTCAGGAACTTATGAAACAGCCCGAGGAAGTGCTGCGAGAGGTGCGGCGCTATCTCGCTTCTGTCGTCGAGCATCAGACGCACAACGGTAACGGCGCGGGGGCAACCACGACGTGGCCGGAAGGCTATTTCCAACGAACTGCCGGCGCGTTTGCCAACGAACAGTTCGAGCGTCCGTCCCAACTGCCGTTTGAAAATCGCGAGGAGTGGTGATGGCCTGGCTGCTCGACACCAACGCGTGGATCGTTTACCTGAAAACACCGCAGTCTCCCATCCGCACTCGCCTTCAAACGCTGCGGCCGTCCGATCTGGTTCTTTGCTCCGTTGTCAAAGCTGAACTGCTTCACGGTGCTGAGAAATACGGCAACCGCGAGCGACGACTTGGCATTCTTCGCGAATTGTTTGCTCCTTACGCCTCGCTTCCTTTCGATGACGCTGCGGCGGCTCAATACGGGCAGATGCGCCATGAGTTGGAAGTCGGCGGCAATGTCATCGGTCCGAATGATCTGATGATTGCAGCCATTGCACTCGCGAACAACCACACCTTGGTCACGCACAATACTGCGGAGTTTTCGCGTGTGCCTGGACTCGCGCTTGAAGATTGGCAATAACGGAGGCAACACCAAAGCCTATGTCGCTCCTCATCAAGAACGGTGAAATCGTCACGGCCAGCGAACGATACGTCACCGATATCTTTTGCGACGGCGAAACCATCAGAGCTATGTGTCCAGACATTCAGCCGCCGCGCGGCGCGGAGGTGATTGATGCGAAAGGCAAGTTCGTTTTCCCCGGCTTCATTGACCCGCACGTCCACATTTACCTGCCGTTCATGGGCACGTTCTCGAAGGACGATTACGTGACCGGCAGCCAGGCCGCGCTCGTCGGCGGAACGACGACGCTCATCGAAATGTGCTGCCCGTCGCGCAAGGACGATGCGCTGGAGAGCTTTGAGTTGTGGATGAGCCAGGCCGTCGGCAAGTCCGCGTGCGATTTCTCGTTCCACATGGGCGTGACGAAGTTCGATGACAAGTCCGACAAGCAACTGCGCGAGATCGTGAAGCGCGGCATCAGCTCGTTCAAAATCTTCCTCGCCTACAAAGGGGCGTTCGGCGTGGACGATACGGAGCTTTACCGCACGCTCAAGCTGGCGAAGGAACTTGGCGTCATCGTTACCGCGCATTGCGAAAACGAAACGCTCGTGGCCGAGCGCTCGAAGGAATTGCTCGCCGCAGGCAAGACCGATCCCGGCCAGCATCACGAGAGCCGTCCGCCCGCCGTCGAGGCTGAGGGCGTGCACCACTTGATGACCTTCGCCGAACTCACCGGCGCGGCGACTTACATCGTCCACCTGAGTTGCAAGGAAGCGCTCGACCAAGCCATCGCCGCGCGGCAACGTGGCGTGCGCGTCACGGTCGAGACGCTCATCCAGTATCTCACGCTCGACAAAACCTACGCGGAGTTGCCGAAGTTCGAGGGCGCGAAATTCGTCATGTCCCCGCCGCTGCGCGACAAGCGGAATCAGGAAATTCTCTGGAACGGTTTGCGCGACGGTCTCGTGCAAACCGTCGCCACCGACCACTGCCCGTTTGATTTCAAAACGCAGAAGCCGATGGGCAAGGACGACTTCACGAAAATCCCCAACGGCATCCCGTCGCTCGAAGAACGCATCAACCTGCTTTACACCTACGGCGTGAAGGCGGGGAAGATTGACCTGCACACGTTCGTGAACGTCGCCAGCACGCAGGTCGCGAAGACGTTCGACCTGTTCCCGCGCAAAGGCACGATCCAACCCGGCGCGGACGCCGACCTCGTGGTGTTCGACCCGGACTATCGCGGCAAAATCTCCGCCAAGACGCAGCACATGAACGTGGACTACAGCGCGTTTGAAGGTTGGAAGATAGAGGGCCGCCCCAGCGTCGTCACCGTGCGCGGGCAAGTCGCCGTGCGCGACGGCAAATTCGTCGGCAAGCTTGGCCACGGGAAATTCCTCCAGCGCAAGCCAAATCATTTTTGAATTCGTAGCAGCCGACGTGAGGAGGCTCTGATCTCTTTCGCTTTCAATTTGAGCCTCGTTACCTCGGCTGCTACGAATTCTTGATGAACCGACTGGAATTTCAGGTGTTGGCCATCAACCCGTTTGTAGCTAATCTATTTCCATGCAAACCGCCGTCGGCGAGGTTTCGTGGGAAAGAATGATTCGAGCTGTGGAAAGAGTTCGCGAACGATTACGCCGGACCGTAGCTGCCCTTGAAGCGGCAGGCGTGCCTTACGCGCTGGCCGGCGGCAACGCCGTCGCCGCGTGGGTTTCTCGGGTGGACGAGGCGGCAGTGCGCAATACCCAGGATGTTGACATTCTTCTGCGTCGCTCCGATTTGCCGGCGGCAATCGCTGCGATGGCCAAGGCCGGTTTTTTCCATCGGCACGTCAAGGGCATCGATATGTTTTTGGACGGCCCGAACGCGAAGGCGCGCGACTCCGTTCACGTCGTTTTTGCCGCGGAAAAAGTCCGGCCCGAATCGCTCGCGCCGTCGCCGGATATTACCGAGTCCGAAGCCACGGAAACCTTTCGTCTGGTGACTCTTGACGCGCTGGTCCGAATGAAGCTCACGGCATTTCGTGACAAAGACCGCACTCACTTGCGCGATCTCATCGAGGTTGGATTGGTTGATGCCAACTGGGTCAGCCGACTGCCTTCCGAATTGGCAGTTCGGCTGCAAAACCTGTTGGACACACCAGAGGGATGATGAGCCGTGGCGATTCGCTATCCTCACCGAATTCAAACTGCTGTTGATCTATGCCAATCAAATTCTCCGTCGTCGGACTCCCGGAAATAAAACCCGGCAAGCACAACGTCAAAGACCCGCGGCTGGATCAGGCGGACAAGCTGGTCGAAGCCGACAAGAAAACTTACGCGCAGGTGGACGTCGTTGGCGCGGAGGACGCCTTGACCGCCGACGCCGTGCTCGCGTCGCGCGAAGGACACGTGGACCTGATCCTTCAGGACTTGGAGTTTGTGGAGACGCGCTTGAGCCGCGACCCGGCGGAACCAGAAAAGTCGGTGCTAACCAAAGTCAAAAGCCTGCTGGAGAACGAGAAGTCTGTTTTTAGCAGCGGACTGAAACCGGAGGAGTTGCAGGCCATCGCCGCGCACAGTTTTTCGACCAACAAACCGATCATCGTGGCCGAACTCGATGAGTCGGCTGAACCGGACAAATTGATTTTGCGCGCGTTTCGCGAGAGCGGCTATATCAGCTTTCTGACCGTCGGCGGCAAAGAGAATCGCGCCTGGCCGATTCGTCAAGGCATGAGCGCGTGGGAAGCTGCCGGCTCGATCCACTCCGACCTGCAGAAAGGATTCATTCGCGCCGAGATCATCAGCTTCGACGATTTTGTTCAGGCTGGCGGTGAGACGCAGGCCAAACGCGCGAACAAGCTGCGACTCGAAACAAAGAACTACATCATGCAGGATTACGACGTGACAAATTTCAGGTTCAACAAGTAGCCGCCGTCACTTCCATCCAACTTGGAACAACTTCGAGGCAATTTTTGAAACTCGTCTCAGCCAGTGTTTTTTATCCGTGTCAACCCGTGTTCATTCGTGGCTTAATTCCGCCCGTATGAACCCAATCGAAGCTGGCCTCACGGAAAGCCAGTTGGACGAACTCAAGCAAAGCACGCTCTTCAATGCCGACCTCGCGCCCGTGCCGCAATCGCGGCGAAAGTGGGGCATGTTAAGCTTCGCCGCGCTGTGGATTTCCATGTCGGCGTGCATCCCCACTTACATGCTCGCGTCGGGACTTATCAGTGGCGGAATGAACTGGTCACAAGCCATCCTCACGATATTTCTTGGCAATGTCATCGTGCTCATCCCGATGGTGCTCAATGCGCACGCGGGAACGCTTTACGGAATTCCGTTTCCGGTTTATTGCCGCGCGTCGTTCGGAACGCTGGGCGCGAACATCCCGGCGCTGTTGCGGGCGCTCGTGGCGTGCGGCTGGTTCGGCATTCAAACCTGGATTGGCGGCGAAGCGATTTACAAAATCTGCGTCACGATTTTCAAGCTGCATCCCGAACCGGCGTCGAACTGGCTTGGCATCACCGGAGGACAATTCTTTTGCTTCCTGTTCTTTTGGGGCGTCAACATGTGGGTCATCTACCGCGGCATCGACACCATCCGCTGGTTGCTGAACATCAAGGCGCCGTTGCTCATCGCGCTCGGACTGCTGTTCCTGTTTTGGGCGTATCGCAAAGCCGGCGGATTCGGGCCGATTCTGTCGCAACCGTCGCAATTCGATCCCGGCCAGCCGAAGGCCGGGGAATTCTGGAAATATTTTTTCCCGGCGCTGACTGGCATGGTTGGGTTTTGGGCGACACTCTCGCTGAACATCCCCGATTTCTCGCGCTACGCGAAGACGCAGCGCGACCAGGTCATCGGCCAAGCGCTCGGTTTGCCGCTGACAATGGCATTGTATTCGTTCATCGGCGTCGCGGTTACATCGGCGACCACGATCATCTTCGGCAAGACAATTTGGGATCCAGTGGACGTGCTGACGCATTTCGAGAACCGCACGTTGCTGGTGTTTGCGATGTTCGCGTTATGCCTCGCCACGCTGGCGACGAACATCGCCGCCAATGTCGTCAGCCCGGCGAATGATTTCTCTCATCTCGCGCCGAGGAAAATCTCCTTCCGGACCGGCGGTTTCATCACCGGCGTGCTTGGCATCTTGATGATGCCTTGGAAACTGCTCGCGAACCCGGACAGCTACATCTTTCAATGGCTGGGTGGGTATGGCGCGCTGCTCGGCCCGGTCGGAGGAATTCTCATCGCCGACTATTTCGTTTACCGCCGCCGGAAACTGAATCTCGCCGCGCTTTACAAGTCTGATGGCGAGTACCGTTTCACGAATGGATTTAGCTACGTGGCGATTATCGCGTTTGTCGTCGCGGTGTTGCCCAGTCTGCCAGGTTTTCTGGTGAAAGTGCATCGGCTCGACCCGGCGCGCCTCTCCCCATTTCTCGTGAGCTTGTTCGACTACGCATGGTTCATCGGGTTCACGTTGGCATTTACACTTTACCTCGCGTTGCGCAAACTGGCGCCGAGAGCTTGACCTGATTACACCAAATGAAAACGCCAACCCTGCCTCCTACGAATCACAAGCCACAAAAATACACCGGCCCGTCCGCTGCCGAAGTTCTGGCACAACGGAAACAATTTCTGAACCCGGGCATCTTCCTCTACTACAAACAGCCGCTCATGCTCGTCGAGGGCAAGATGCAATACATCTGGGACGACCAGGGCAAGCGTTATCTCGACGGCCTCGGCGGCATCGTCACCATCAGTGTCGGGCATTGCCATCCGCACGTGGTGGCGGCGGCGACGAAGCAGAACGAAACGCTGCAACACTCAACGACAATTTATCTGCATCCAAACGTCGGCGCGTTTGCGGAAAAGCTCGCGTCAAAACTGCCCAGCGATCTCAAGCTGTGTTACTTCGTGAATTCCGGTTCAGAGGCGAACGATCTGGCGCTGCTCATGGCGCGCGCTTACACAGGCAACTACGACGTCATTGCGTTGCGCAATGCGTATCACGGCGGCAATGCGTCGGGCATGGCCGTCACGGCACACAGCACGTGGAAATACAACGTGCCGCACAGCTTCGGCGTGCATCACGCCATCGCGCCGTATCCCTATCGCGGGCCGTACGGCTATGATGATGCGGACGCGGGCAGGAAATATGCGGACGACGTGAAGTCGTTGATTGATTACGCCACGCCGGGTAAGGTGGCGGCGTTCATCGCGGAATCCATCCAGGGCGTCGGTGGATTCGTCGAGTTTCCGCAAGGTTATCTCAAGC
The Verrucomicrobiota bacterium DNA segment above includes these coding regions:
- a CDS encoding aminotransferase class III-fold pyridoxal phosphate-dependent enzyme, yielding MKTPTLPPTNHKPQKYTGPSAAEVLAQRKQFLNPGIFLYYKQPLMLVEGKMQYIWDDQGKRYLDGLGGIVTISVGHCHPHVVAAATKQNETLQHSTTIYLHPNVGAFAEKLASKLPSDLKLCYFVNSGSEANDLALLMARAYTGNYDVIALRNAYHGGNASGMAVTAHSTWKYNVPHSFGVHHAIAPYPYRGPYGYDDADAGRKYADDVKSLIDYATPGKVAAFIAESIQGVGGFVEFPQGYLKRTYEHIRAAGGVCIADEVQTGFGRTGTHFWGFETQGVIPDIVTMAKGIGNGCPLAAVVTTAKIAQSLTGKVHFNTFGGNPVVTAIGKAVLEVIEKEKLQENSLKQGTRIKDGLEKLKAKYQIIGDVRGKGLMLGVEMVKDRTTKEPAKAECSAVLEHAREMGFLLGKGGLWGQTIRFAPPMCITPADADFIVEVFDAAFAKL
- a CDS encoding CoA-acylating methylmalonate-semialdehyde dehydrogenase is translated as MATTLEPCPNFIGGEWLQPKVAGTPVFNPSIGETIAECPIGTAADVNAAVEAAHAAFPAWMETPPVERVRILFKFKALLEENLEDLVRWNTREHGKTLVESRGDVKRGIEMVEFACGVPSLLMGEVLGNIARGIDCESIRQPLGVCVGITPFNFPAMVPLWMYPVAIACGNTFVLKPSEKVPLTAIKIAKLLEKAGLPKGVLNIVHGGRECVDALLTHPKVKAISFVGSTPIARYIYETGTKHGKRVQSNGGAKNYVILMPDADVENSTRGVIEAAFGCAGERCMAGSTAVVVGGAEKTVLPTLIEATRKIKVGPTDREKQPDMGAVITRQHCDRVLELIEAGVKEGAKIPADGRGVKVSEAPNGFFVGATILDQVQLGMTVAKEEVFGPVLNVMHMEDLDAAIELANKSPFGNGSSIFTRNGKAAREFKHRIRCGMVGINIGVPASMAWFPFNGWNDSFFGDLHMQGKEGVQFFTQLKVTTSRWFSYGEGDLWHREPHK
- a CDS encoding DUF933 domain-containing protein, with protein sequence MPIKFSVVGLPEIKPGKHNVKDPRLDQADKLVEADKKTYAQVDVVGAEDALTADAVLASREGHVDLILQDLEFVETRLSRDPAEPEKSVLTKVKSLLENEKSVFSSGLKPEELQAIAAHSFSTNKPIIVAELDESAEPDKLILRAFRESGYISFLTVGGKENRAWPIRQGMSAWEAAGSIHSDLQKGFIRAEIISFDDFVQAGGETQAKRANKLRLETKNYIMQDYDVTNFRFNK
- a CDS encoding NCS1 family nucleobase:cation symporter-1, which produces MNPIEAGLTESQLDELKQSTLFNADLAPVPQSRRKWGMLSFAALWISMSACIPTYMLASGLISGGMNWSQAILTIFLGNVIVLIPMVLNAHAGTLYGIPFPVYCRASFGTLGANIPALLRALVACGWFGIQTWIGGEAIYKICVTIFKLHPEPASNWLGITGGQFFCFLFFWGVNMWVIYRGIDTIRWLLNIKAPLLIALGLLFLFWAYRKAGGFGPILSQPSQFDPGQPKAGEFWKYFFPALTGMVGFWATLSLNIPDFSRYAKTQRDQVIGQALGLPLTMALYSFIGVAVTSATTIIFGKTIWDPVDVLTHFENRTLLVFAMFALCLATLATNIAANVVSPANDFSHLAPRKISFRTGGFITGVLGILMMPWKLLANPDSYIFQWLGGYGALLGPVGGILIADYFVYRRRKLNLAALYKSDGEYRFTNGFSYVAIIAFVVAVLPSLPGFLVKVHRLDPARLSPFLVSLFDYAWFIGFTLAFTLYLALRKLAPRA
- the hydA gene encoding dihydropyrimidinase; its protein translation is MSLLIKNGEIVTASERYVTDIFCDGETIRAMCPDIQPPRGAEVIDAKGKFVFPGFIDPHVHIYLPFMGTFSKDDYVTGSQAALVGGTTTLIEMCCPSRKDDALESFELWMSQAVGKSACDFSFHMGVTKFDDKSDKQLREIVKRGISSFKIFLAYKGAFGVDDTELYRTLKLAKELGVIVTAHCENETLVAERSKELLAAGKTDPGQHHESRPPAVEAEGVHHLMTFAELTGAATYIVHLSCKEALDQAIAARQRGVRVTVETLIQYLTLDKTYAELPKFEGAKFVMSPPLRDKRNQEILWNGLRDGLVQTVATDHCPFDFKTQKPMGKDDFTKIPNGIPSLEERINLLYTYGVKAGKIDLHTFVNVASTQVAKTFDLFPRKGTIQPGADADLVVFDPDYRGKISAKTQHMNVDYSAFEGWKIEGRPSVVTVRGQVAVRDGKFVGKLGHGKFLQRKPNHF
- a CDS encoding type II toxin-antitoxin system VapC family toxin; this encodes MAWLLDTNAWIVYLKTPQSPIRTRLQTLRPSDLVLCSVVKAELLHGAEKYGNRERRLGILRELFAPYASLPFDDAAAAQYGQMRHELEVGGNVIGPNDLMIAAIALANNHTLVTHNTAEFSRVPGLALEDWQ